Proteins from a genomic interval of Plasmodium reichenowi strain SY57 chromosome 11, whole genome shotgun sequence:
- a CDS encoding hypothetical protein (conserved Plasmodium protein, unknown function), with protein sequence MQSFVDSDYKKRTSNNNETSERYINSIQNCDKDEKRILEDESVQKNLSFINNENIYNKKLSNQLKTNDNHNNSNVNTPICSVKCLSNKNISVEDLNNEESNTQKNLEKAVNRRKKIKEILLEYNSLNLSLSSDNIDLSKDKSINHNNYNNSNNNNNNNNNNNNNNNNMNGKDQYNPISYKTNISEEKYCNTINDKISSKKEASNYKSYNKCNIKNNDTLNYNNYSNNIDNNIHNLKSIINRDFLDKSLVSNDDEIDDYKTFLTLDSNQTIFKNKPLKVPDLSFLNNSSRTFSNTDFLHMDNNNNNNNNNREVYNEERTNFNFVRNKIIYEKLDGLSFCYDNDSKNFNFPPGQDDHDKSLQLQKDHKTGILYECNNKNYNMSDKNLNIFELKKENKNNIVKNYIKINKVENSNIEQLINNHMNNSPNYILDNKKYDIDGKNYNVDNNIIKMHNTKNLNNPTDYNRNCRIIYKNAFENFHYNNKNTNVNRDNMYYNNKEIERDVEVEKINYINKFNNSSSIVYPYELKYKNAIISENTCKSKNKIYENLNYANIEYNKPTYNKNDFAQNEETYLNFSYMKNIEKFKELLINATRDNLNEYIKCLQNINNKKLKHYKHYLKQVNNYNISQYFNKTFNISTPVKNMKESKLHKSDTFSSLPKSINESDELSTTTYSASSSNNKSINKYHKNNCNQIIIDSSCCSSSISSDSFCSNFTNKSLTYGNKMKIYKNKRKPNFNSTSMLLPSVSKQEIISHPANINNESRLNLVYKNTKKEMYYNNNNNNNNNKNRYYSSFNNFKPKLHKSIIRKSDFPYIKEKNSFNSLHYINKEKRNKTYKINNNNNKHIDSMNYIKNNIYPYKNNNKNKKRNFFFSFNTDSEDYNNKYLNDSSFSMLRSHSYENHFKHISYDNHLNDPKKNYIKYRDNNDINNNNNYYNSHFGNYNHELIQHSNDEKDSNENTYNNINRNIFFNKLESAENENENNNSNNNNNNNNYGKVDSKCSETSFHKNKNEIMNQHILYNNYHDVMNKNKMYEMVHDNLNEYDTSNENYEFNKSIINNMNNNINNNNNINNNNNNCLSNKNDFAQNDEYLFNKSNDEEMFVNVNHGSATTLLKITTINDIESSIKNVANNYDINDISIINKKQEKCDMNEENVSNVNFEENEYKNFIIHADYDLVENKNRNDISDDNKTSTREEKNEHGSFINVRNKENLHNSLLFNTKEKDMENILDSLNYNSQNGSNKEEKLYRKNEKDDSIININDNTNEIKKYAHSDIPNDIKSGMKNDNKNNINNKYISNEMPSNILNNIQKEIQKDVPNFMEYHIDRPFKMEGKDIREIMKNNKTRIENLYDNENNQNDLCLSENTSEWNYNINNDLENKKNRPPFLNMYNNMNNSEKDVSYSINSYKEETTDKNMIRYSFDSFNEEFENPISEPTPAASIISYISVMSPTNEVLKEKNTSNMKNEHMNNIKDMSNTSNEMNDEIPKNDQLHYKNNHNHNYQNLSNNEEEKELYINRKPLNKYTDYMEQYHKNNISDEKLLNLNLFSKREDISNYNNNNNNNSNISVDNNITNMYKYDHVNKKDIYNIYDTLSEYSIDNRKKSINSIVTNKINSLDKKSIIINNNNNNNNNNNNLLVHSTDLFSHHHNNNFILSKTNNSSENLRTNLKLLKDSNWMNYKKNVNSDIGHKVVNTLEIKQVKINTKQGVFEITAEGQVMFTFLGRSEIKDYKNVKNKKNINIDISKPRKLLFIIEMDGINIYIKDVLMNIVLDFYNIFEEELPKAHKARYEYAYNVVETLKKHTPKVSLIKKWFGIYNLMSNGSTPDFIAVLNNNIFIEKIEIKNNNVTFILKDQNSITLHIDDLNAVTTNINRKINEKKERSIGDEQDTVFKEFTEDNEDIKIVLMNIQKLLKKTGMSIDIIIQNWCNTLQAYSYCLSLLTKGNAEYTMKIKKTLAHITEKTELHKRNIYFSIFPLILEE encoded by the coding sequence ATGCAAAGTTTTGTTGATTCagattataaaaaaagaactagtaataataatgaaacTTCCGAAAGATATATTAACTCAATACAAAATTGTGATAAAGATGAAAAGAGAATATTAGAAGATGAAAGTGTGCAAAAAAACTTGtcatttattaataatgaaaatatatataataaaaagttaTCTAACCAATTGAAGACAAAtgataatcataataatagtaatgTGAATACTCCTATTTGTTCTGTAAAATGTTTAAgcaataaaaatatttccGTGGAGgatttaaataatgaagaatCAAATACACAGAAAAATTTAGAAAAAGCTGTAAACaggagaaaaaaaattaaagaaatttTATTAGAATATAATTCATTAAATTTAAGTTTATCTAGTGATAATATAGATTTATCAAAAGATAAGTCAATAAACCATaacaattataataatagtaataataataataataataataataacaataataacaataataataatatgaatggAAAGGACCAATATAATCCTATTTcttataaaacaaatatatctgaagaaaaatattgtaatacaataaatgataaaatatcaAGTAAAAAAGAGGCAAGTAAttataaatcatataataaatgtaatattaaaaataatgatacattaaactataataattactcaaataatatagataacAATATTCATAACTTAAAATCAATAATAAATCGAGATTTTCTAGATAAATCGTTAGTTTCGAATGATGACGAAATAGATGattataaaacatttttaacCTTAGATAGCAATCAAACAATTTTTAAGAACAAGCCACTTAAAGTCCCAgatctttcttttttaaataatagtaGCAGAACCTTTAGTAATACTGATTTTCTTCACATggacaataataataataataataataataatagagAAGTTTATAATGAAGAACGAActaattttaattttgttaggaataaaatcatttatgaaaaattagATGGATTATCCTTCTGCTATGATAATGATAGTAAGAACTTTAATTTTCCACCTGGACAGGATGATCATGATAAATCATTACAATTACAAAAAGACCACAAAACAGGTATTCTATATGAATGcaacaataaaaattataatatgagtgataaaaatttgaacatttttgaattaaaaaaagaaaataaaaataatatagttaagaattatattaaaattaataaagtTGAAAACTCTAATATAGAACAGTTAATTAATaatcatatgaataattcACCTAATTATATCTTAGACAATAAAAAGTATGATATAGATGGTAAAAATTACAATgtagataataatataataaaaatgcATAATActaaaaatttaaataatccAACTGATTATAATCGTAATTGtagaattatttataaaaatgcttttgaaaattttcattataataataaaaatactaATGTAAATAGAgataatatgtattataataataaagaaatagaAAGAGATGTAGAAgtggaaaaaataaattatattaataaatttaataatagtagtagtaTAGTATATCCATatgaattaaaatataaaaatgcAATAATATCAGAAAATACATgtaaaagtaaaaataaaatatatgaaaatttgaattatgcaaatatagaatataataaacctacatataataaaaacgATTTTGCACAAAATGAGGaaacatatttaaatttttcttatatgaaaaatatagaaaaatttAAAGAGTTATTAATAAATGCTACTAGagataatttaaatgaatatatcaaatgtttacaaaatataaataataaaaaattaaaacattATAAACATTATCTTAAACAagtaaataattataatattagtcaatattttaataaaacatttaatatatctactcctgtaaaaaatatgaaagaaTCTAAATTACACAAATCAGAtacattttcttcattacCTAAATCCATCAATGAAAGTGATGAATTAAGTACAACAACATATAGTGCtagtagtagtaataataagagtataaataaataccataaaaataattgtaatcaaattattattgaTAGTAGTTGTTGTAGTAGTAGTATTAGTAGTGATAGCTTTTGTAGCAattttacaaataaaaGTTTAACATATGgtaataaaatgaaaatttataaaaacaaacGAAAACCAAATTTTAATTCTACTAGTATGTTATTACCATCAGTAAGTAAACAAGAAATTATTTCACATCCTgcaaatataaataatgagTCTAGACTAAATTTagtttataaaaatacgaaaaaagaaatgtattataataataataataataataataataataaaaatagatattattctagttttaataattttaaacCCAAACTACACAAATCCATAATAAGGAAAAGTGATTTTCCttatattaaagaaaaaaatagttTTAATAGTTTgcattatataaataaggaaaaaagaaataaaacatataaaataaataataataataacaaacATATAGATAGTATGAActatattaaaaataatatatatccttataaaaataacaataaaaacaaaaaaagaaatttttttttttcttttaatacAGATTCTGaagattataataataaatatttaaacgattcttctttttcaaTGTTACGGAGCCATTCCTATGAAAATCATTTTAAGCATATATCATATGATAATCATTTAAATGATcccaaaaaaaattatataaaatatagagataataatgatattaataataataataattattataatagtCATTTTGGAAATTATAACCATGAACTTATTCAACATtcaaatgatgaaaaagattcaaatgaaaatacatataataatataaatagaaatatattttttaataaattagaATCTGcagaaaatgaaaatgagaataataatagtaataataataataataataataattatggTAAAGTGGATAGTAAATGTTCAGAAACATcatttcataaaaataaaaatgaaataatgaaccaacatatattgtataataattatcatgATGTTATgaataagaataaaatgTATGAAATGGTTCatgataatttaaatgaatatgatACTTCAAATGAGAATTatgaatttaataaaagtattataaataatatgaataataatataaataataataataacataaataataataataataattgtcTATCCAACAAAAATGATTTTGCACAAAATGATGAATATCTATTTAACAAATCAAATGACGAAGAAATGTTTGTTAATGTGAATCATGGATCAGCAACAActcttttaaaaataacaacaatTAATGATATAGAATCTTCGATAAAAAACGTTGctaataattatgatataaatgatatatccataataaacaaaaaacaagaaaaatGTGATATGaatgaagaaaatgtaTCTAATGTAAATTTCGAAGAAAACGAATacaaaaattttataatacatGCTGATTATGATTTAgttgaaaataaaaatcgTAATGATATATCTGATGATAACAAGACAAGTACTagagaagaaaaaaatgaacatgGTTCATTCATAAATGTGAGAAACAAAGAAAATCTCCATAATTCATTATTGTTTAAcacaaaagaaaaagatatggaaaatatacttgattctttaaattataattctCAAAATGGCTCAAACAAAGAAGAGAaattatatagaaaaaatgaaaaagatgattcgattattaatattaatgataatacaaatgaaataaaaaaatatgcaCATAGTGATATACCAAATGACATAAAAAGTGGAAtgaaaaatgataataagaataacataaacaataaatatatttcaaatgAAATGCCAAGTAATATtctaaataatattcaaaaaGAGATACAAAAAGATGTTCCAAATTTTATGGAATATCACATTGATCGTCCATTTAAAATGGAAGGAAAGGACATTAGAgaaattatgaaaaataataaaacacGAATAGAAAATTTGtatgataatgaaaataatcaaaatgatCTTTGTTTAAGTGAAAATACAAGTGAATggaattataatataaataatgatttagaaaataaaaaaaacagaCCTCCATTTTTGAAcatgtataataatatgaataattcAGAAAAGGATGTTTCTTATTCAATTAATTCATATAAGGAAGAAACTACggataaaaatatgatcAGATATTCATTTGATAGTTTTAATGAAGAATTTGAAAATCCAATTTCAGAACCCACTCCAGCAGCTTCTATTATATCTTATATAAGTGTAATGTCTCCAACAAATGAAGTAttaaaagagaaaaatacatctaatatgaaaaatgaacatatgaataatataaaagatatgTCTAATACATCGAATGAAATGAACGATGAAATTCCTAAAAATGATCAATTGcattataagaataatcataatcataattatcaaaatttatcaaataatgaagaagaaaaggAGCTATATATTAACAGAAAACCATTAAATAAGTATACTGATTATATGGAACaatatcataaaaataatattagtgatgaaaaattattgaaTCTTAATTTGTTTTCAAAAAGGGAAGATATCagtaattataataataataataataataattcaaacATTTCTGTAGATAATAACATAACAAACatgtataaatatgatcatgtaaataaaaaagatatatataatatttatgatacCTTAAGTGAATATAGCATAgataatagaaaaaaaagtattaaCAGTATTGTAAcgaataaaataaacagTTTAGATAAAAAgtcaataataataaataataataataataataataataataataataatttattgGTACATAGTACTGATTTGTTTAgtcatcatcataataataattttatattatccaAAACAAATAATTCATCTGAAAATTTAAGAACGAACctaaaattattaaaagattCCAATTGGatgaattataaaaaaaatgtaaattcAGATATTGGACATAAAGTTGTAAATACATTAGAAATTAAACAAgtgaaaataaatacaaaacAAGGTGTTTTTGAAATAACAGCTGAAGGACAAGTTATGTTTACCTTTTTAGGAAGATCCGAAATAAAAGACTATAAAAATgtgaaaaataaaaaaaatattaatatagatatatcAAAACcaagaaaattattatttataattgAAATGGATggaattaatatatacataaaagATGTTTTAATGAATATTGTTCTGGacttttataatatatttgaagAAGAATTACCTAAAGCACATAAAGCAAGATATGAATATGCATATAATGTAGTGGAAACCTTAAAAAAACATACACCAAAAGTATccttaataaaaaaatggtttggtatatataatttaatgaGTAATGGAAGTACTCCTGATTTTATTGCTGTattgaataataatatttttattgaaaaaattgaaattaaaaataataatgttacatttattttaaaagatcAAAATAGTATAACATTACATATTGATGATTTAAATGCAGTCACTACAAACATTAATAGAAAAATcaatgaaaaaaaagaaagaagTATAGGGGATGAACAAGATACAGTATTTAAAGAATTCACAGAAGATAATGAAGATATCAAAATTGTTTTAATGAATATCCAAAAATTGTTAAAAAAGACAGGAATGTCtattgatattattatccaAAATTGGTGTAATACTTTACAAGCTTATTCATATTGTCTTAGTTTATTAACAAAAGGAAATGCAGAATATACcatgaaaataaaaaaaacattagCACATATAACAGAAAAAACAGAATTacataaaagaaatatatatttttctatattcCCATTGATATTAGAAGAATAA
- a CDS encoding hypothetical protein (conserved Plasmodium protein, unknown function~part of same gene as PRSY57_1121000B~gap found within coding sequence), with protein sequence MESCRMYGLEFNSFIEFDNYEGGVKLTKRLHIKNTTKNIIRFRFLFQSSTYFTYPVQEIENISPGLNKSYLISFLNPLNDLQTICEILNILIDDKTKDKKISIQLKATPLKCDIIIPSVLNLNEMVIKQKTKEDFIIKNQGTLNAIIKLSHKNLTKEKKLKIKFDPSQFILKSNEKKSIKIIIYSEIPQKYNEFISTSIIEIPKHIEKNIFQQEEIKNNDVKDINKKKEKLEKYKNDDNKKKHFMNTTINPNETEEAKNVNDIIHLLNEENINVCLIKKKTEINFLSVLPQINILFENNKEVFNKSILNFGKITIGQKVKKTIYLQNLTNSPIKIIARKQKEKNIFILLNEKILLKEKNKEEIIISIDSSNPVNQYTEIIQFIACNDYCVELFLICEIVNIKLFFSKTLYLFENLKIGDTVNEKVTIRNDENADLDVDVINTGNFINIKNKKFTIKKNSFHSLNLICNCIYPINIYKRIYFLVHLNKQIFYIDIICNFSINYKMCPLSINHIYRYKHLIHDKETIYTSYYEKNDYIDIWDFPVEFDTYEDTAYDLLNEIMEINQ encoded by the exons atggaaagTTGTAGAATGTATGGTCTTGAATTTAACTCGTTCATCGAATTTGATAATTATGAAGGAGGGGTAAAATTAACAAAACGGctacatataaaaaatactactaaaaatattatacgatttcgatttttatttcaaaGTAGTACATATTTTACTTATCCAGTGCaagaaatagaaaatattagTCCAGGGTTAAATAAAAGTTATTTAATAAGTTTTTTAAATCCGTTGAATGATTTACAAACTATATGcgaaatattaaatattttaatagacgataaaacaaaagataaaaaaatatccaTACAACTTAAAGCCACTCCTTTAAAATGTGATATAATTATTCCATCAgtattaaatttaaatgaGATGGtaattaaacaaaaaacTAAAGAAGActttatcataaaaaaCCAAGGGACATTGAATGCAATCATTAAATTATcacataaaaatttaacaaaagaaaaaaaattgaaaataaaatttgaTCCATCTCAATTTATTCTAAAATctaatgaaaaaaaatccataaaaataattatatattccgAAATTccacaaaaatataatgaatttaTATCTACCTCTATTATTGAAATACCTAAacatatagaaaaaaatatattccaacaagaagaaataaaaaacaatgacgtaaaagatataaataaaaaaaaagaaaaattagaaaaatacaaaaacgatgataataaaaaaaaacattttatgAATACAACAATAAATCCAAATGAAACTGAAGAAGctaaaaatgtaaatgacataatacatttattaaacGAAGAAAACATTAACGTTTgtttaattaaaaaaaaaacagaGATAAACTTTTTGTCTGTACTTCCACAAATTAATATCCTATTTGAAAATAACAAAGAAGtatttaataaaagtattttaaattttggAAAAATAACAATAGGACAAAAAGTTAAGAAaactatatatttacaaaatcTTACTAATTCTCCAATTAAAATTATA gctagaaaacaaaaagaaaaaaatatattcatattactgaatgaaaaaattttactcaaagaaaagaataagGAAGAAATAATCATCAGCATTGATAGTTCAAACCCAGTAAATCAATACACAGAAATAATTCAGTTTATAGCATGTAATGATTATTGTGTCGAAttgtttttaatatgtGAAATTGtaaacataaaattatttttctcaaaaacattatatttatttgaaaatCTTAAAATAGGAGATACTGTAAATGAAAAAGTTACAATAAGGAATGATGAAAATGCAGATTTGGATGTAGATGTTATAAATACAGGAAactttataaatataaaaaataaaaaatttactataaagaaaaatagTTTCCATTCTCttaatttaatatgtaATTGTATTTATccaataaatatttataaaagaatatatttcttggttcatttaaataaacaaatattttatatagatattatttgtaatttctcaataaattataaaatgtgTCCACTTTCAATTAaccatatatatagatataaacATCTTATACATGATAAAGAAACAATATATACCTcttattatgaaaaaaatgattatatCGATATATGGGACTTCCCAGTGGAATTTGATACTTATGAGGATACTGCATACGATTTATTGAATGAAATAATGGAAATAAATCAAAA